A stretch of the Gossypium hirsutum isolate 1008001.06 chromosome D07, Gossypium_hirsutum_v2.1, whole genome shotgun sequence genome encodes the following:
- the LOC107954897 gene encoding receptor-like protein kinase FERONIA, producing the protein MLFLITIVFLILSISPSITSSVPYIPTDYILLNCGASSNTTSYDGRNWVADDDHLYANTSSFSSTASYQDPSVTQVPYMTARFFRGEFTYKFPLSPGPKFLRLYFYPNQYPGLDITSSFFSVAANNYTLLSNFSAYLVSATSPPQAFIVKEFVITVGKEQMMDVTFAPSPNSFAFINGIEVVSMPANLYTGQTYGSLRLIDTNYFFELENSTALDTAYRLNVGGRDVLDVHDSGMFRTWNQDIDYIFGAASGVTYYDQSEATIKYTEATPVYTAPEAVYKSYRSMGPNPYINFNYYLTWLFTVDSGFYYLVRLHFCENDLQKVNQRVFDIFINNHAAEIAMDVIAVSEGNGIPIYIDYVVWVAQSENELWVALHPNAESKPESYDAVLNGLEIFKLNNSDGSLAAPNPRPETKPMLKQKHSKEGRFLKTGKVVIGATLSSIVSILLILSLVFWQRKLFLCRTESINRRKVSPNQCRHFSVADILTATNNFDDALIIGRGGFGNVYRGHIPGIQYEVAIKRLNSKSHQGENEFWAEIEMLSQLRYINLVSLIGYCNEKQEMILVYDYMVNGTLRDHLYKNDNIPLKWKQRLQICIGAARGLEYLHSGAVQRIIHRDVKTTNILLDETWVAKVSDFGLSKMGPVLMENVPITTKVKGTFGYMDPEYFRRLHLTEKSDVYSFGVVLFEVLCARPAVDTSLEDEEIGLAGWALKCVENETIEQIIDPYLHGKIAAKCLKVFVEIAKSCLHDVGVERPKMRDVVGMLEFSLELQEAAGAKQAVEAGDTINHARTMDELV; encoded by the coding sequence ATGCTATTCTTAATTACTATCGTCTTCCTcattctttccatttcaccttcTATAACAAGTTCAGTTCCTTATATTCCTACTGACTACATACTTTTGAACTGTGGTGCTTCATCAAACACTACATCCTATGATGGCAGAAACTGGGTTGCCGATGATGACCACCTATATGCTAATACCTCTTCTTTTTCATCCACTGCATCCTATCAAGACCCCTCTGTCACTCAAGTTCCTTACATGACAGCTCGTTTCTTTCGTGGTGAATTCACTTATAAATTCCCCCTTTCACCAGGCCCTAAGTTCCTTCGTCTGTACTTTTATCCAAATCAATACCCTGGCCTTGATATTACCAGTTCCTTCTTTTCCGTTGCCGCTAATAATTACACTCTCTTGAGCAATTTCAGTGCCTATTTAGTTTCTGCCACTAGTCCTCCCCAAGCCTTTATTGTCAAAGAATTTGTCATCACTGTTGGAAAAGAGCAGATGATGGATGTCACCTTCGCCCCTTCACCGAATTCTTTCGCTTTTATCAATGGGATTGAAGTCGTTTCCATGCCTGCAAATCTCTACACAGGCCAGACATATGGCTCTCTCCGCTTAATAGACACTAATTACTTTTTCGAGCTTGAAAACTCCACTGCTCTTGACACTGCTTATCGGCTTAATGTTGGTGGAAGAGATGTTTTAGATGTGCACGATTCAGGAATGTTCCGGACATGGAACCAAGATATTGACTATATCTTTGGAGCAGCATCTGGAGTTACGTATTATGATCAGTCTGAGGCAACAATCAAATACACCGAGGCCACACCAGTGTATACGGCACCGGAAGCTGTGTACAAATCCTACCGTTCAATGGGGCCTAATCCATATATTAACTTCAATTACTATCTTACATGGCTTTTCACAGTTGATTCGGGGTTTTACTATCTCGTTAGGCTCCATTTTTGCGAAAACGATCTACAGAAAGTGAATCAGCGTGTATTCGACATATTTATTAATAATCATGCCGCTGAGATAGCCATGGATGTGATTGCTGTGAGTGAAGGTAATGGTATTCCAATCTACATAGACTATGTTGTGTGGGTGGCACAAAGTGAAAACGAACTATGGGTCGCACTACATCCAAATGCCGAATCTAAGCCAGAGTCTTATGATGCGGTTTTGAATGGTTTAGAGATTTTCAAGTTGAACAACTCGGATGGTAGCCTTGCCGCTCCGAACCCTCGACCAGAGACAAAGCCAATGCTTAAGCAAAAGCATTCAAAGGAGGGAAGATTTTTGAAAACGGGAAAGGTCGTCATTGGAGCTACACTAAGCAGCATAGTATCAATCCTGCTTATATTGTCCCTTGTTTTTTGGCAAAGGAAACTTTTTTTGTGCAGAACGGAATCCATAAACAGAAGAAAAGTTTCCCCCAATCAATGTAGGCACTTTTCAGTTGCCGATATACTCACTGCAACAAATAACTTTGACGATGCTCTCATTATAGGGCGCGGGGGCTTTGGCAACGTGTACAGGGGTCACATTCCGGGTATTCAATACGAGGTGGCAATTAAGCGACTCAATTCAAAGTCTCACCAGGGTGAAAATGAGTTTTGGGCAGAGATTGAGATGCTCTCTCAGCTTCGCTACATTAACCTTGTGTCGCTTATAGGTTATTGTAACGAAAAACAAGAGATGATTCTTGTTTATGATTATATGGTGAATGGAACCCTTCGTGATCACCTCTATAAAAACGATAATATTCCTCTCAAATGGAAGCAAAGGCTGCAAATCTGTATTGGTGCTGCTCGTGGATTAGAGTACCTTCATTCAGGTGCAGTCCAGAGAATCATTCACCGAGATGTGAAGACTACCAACATTTTGTTGGATGAGACATGGGTGGCTAAAGTCTCGGATTTCGGGTTATCGAAAATGGGTCCGGTTCTTATGGAAAATGTTCCAATCACAACTAAGGTGAAAGGTACTTTCGGATACATGGATCCGGAGTATTTTCGAAGGTTACATTTAACAGAGAAGTCCGATGTGTACTCGTTCGGGGTGGTGTTATTCGAAGTCTTGTGTGCTAGACCCGCAGTAGACACAAGTTTGGAAGATGAAGAAATAGGTTTAGCTGGTTGGGCTCTCAAGTGTGTAGAAAATGAAACAATAGAGCAAATCATTGACCCTTACTTGCATGGTAAAATTGCAGCAAAGTGTTTAAAAGTATTCGTTGAGATTGCGAAAAGCTGCCTACATGATGTGGGAGTTGAAAGGCCAAAAATGAGAGATGTGGTGGGAATGCTTGAGTTTTCACTGGAATTGCAAGAAGCTGCTGGAGCAAAACAGGCGGTAGAAGCTGGTGATACAATTAATCATGCCCGGACCATGGATGAACTTGTGTAA
- the LOC107956781 gene encoding UDP-arabinopyranose mutase 1-like yields the protein MGEGQPIGRYDDMWAGWCIKVICDHLGLGVKTGLPYIYHSKASNPFVNLRKEYKGIYWQEDIIPFFQQVVLPKDCTTVQKCYIELAKQVKEKLGKIDPYFDKLADAMVTWIQAWDGLNPTSASFSNGKTG from the exons ATGGGTGAGGGTCAGCCTATTGGACGCTACGACGATATGTGGGCTGGCTGGTGCATTAAG GTGATATGTGATCATTTGGGATTGGGGGTGAAAACGGGTCTACCGTACATCTACCACAGCAAAGCAAGCAACCCATTTGTGAACCTAAGGAAGGAGTACAAAGGCATCTACTGGCAAGAAGATATCATCCCATTTTTCCAACAAGTTGTTCTTCCAAAAGACTGCACCACTGTTCAAAAATGCTACATTGAACTGGCTAAGCAGGTCAAGGAGAAGCTTGGCAAAATTGACCCTTACTTTGACAAGCTGGCCGACGCCATGGTCACATGGATTCAAGCTTGGGATGGTCTCAACCCCACTTCTGCTTCTTTCTCGAATGGCAAAACAGGTTAG